A segment of the Salinibacter sp. 10B genome:
TGCCCGTCGTCCGCAAAGCCGTCGACCAGGTCATGGACGTTCGGCAGGTCAATATCCGGCGCCTGCCCCGTGCCGTTCGTCGCTCAACAGCGCGCGAAGCGAATCGAGCCCCAGAAGGTTATGGCCTTTCAACGGCACCGTGTCGCTGGGAAGTTTCCTCAGCACGTCCGGCATGCTGCCCATTGCTTCCTCGGCGCGACGCTCCATGGCTGCAGCCATTTCTGGAGCGCTCCCCAACCGGATCGGGCGTAGAGCGGGACGGCGATTCAGGTATGCCATTGGAGAGGTCGATTTTCTCATCCGTCGCTTCTTCTTCATTGGATGCCCCTCCGGGAACCTGCGTCCACACGAGCACAAGGCCCATTGCGGCCAGGACCGCTCCGGAGGCAAAAGGCGCCAGAAAGCCGAAGCGGATGAGAAAGCCGCTGATCACCTGCCCCGCCGCGATGCCCAGGCCGAACGAGACCGTCAACACCGAAAGCTGTGCGCCGCTCTGCCCCTCCTCTGCCAGCTCGCCTGCCAGCGCAAGCGCTGGGGCGAAGACCATCGCTGCTACGCCGCCCTGCGCGAGCCGCACGGCGATCATCTGCCACGGCGCCGTCACGAGCCCCTGCACGAGCGTGACGGGGATAAGCCCGAGGAGTCCCCATACGACAAAGCGTCGGTGCCCATACTCGTCGGAGAGGCGTCCCATCGTCGGCTGGAATACGACCTGCGTCCCGATGAAGGCAGCGAATTCCACTGCGAAGAGCACAGGCCCCTGCCCGAGGCGTTCGTTTACGACCGGCTCGATCGGAGACAGAAGCGTGATGCATGACGCCATGAACAAGGAGGCCAGCCCCAGCGCAAAGATTGGATCGAAGAGCCGATCCTGCTCCCCGGAGAAGACGCGAAGGCCTCCCTCACTACTCCTCGGCTGGAGGTCGTCGGGGTCGCTCACGAGCCACCCTACGAGTGCGACGCTCAGAAAGGCCGCCGCCGCTGAGCCGTAGAAGGCCATCTCAAAACCGCTCAGCGTAGCTCCGCTAATGGTGTACGGGCCGTGCTCCACGACGAAGCCCGCCGCGAGCGGCCCTGCCCCAAAGCCGAAGAGCCGAAAAGAGTTGTACACTCCCATGTTGCGCCCCCGTCCGCCGGCCGGGCTCAACTCACTCACCAGCGCCACGCTGCCGACGATGGTGAACGCCGCTCCACCGGCCTGCAGGACCCGCACCCCCAGAAGGGCCGTGTAGCTGGTCGCAAATGTATACGCAAGCGTTACCACACCGAGAACGACCAGCCCCAGCAGGATGAACACCTTGCGCTGCCCCATTCGGTCGGAGAGTCGCCCGGCAAAGGGCTGCACCACACTGTTGACGAGACCAAACGCCCCGAGCACCAGTCCCGTGATCGCTGCTTCCGAGAGACCAAACCCCCATCCTCCAACTCCGTCGCTGGCAATGTAGAGTGGCAGCACAATAATGAGAAACGAGTTGGCGACCGCATCGGCCATCCGGGCAAGTCCCAGGGCAGCAACGCGGCGATCAACGCCGGATAGAAGCATTGAGGGCTGGTTTGAAACAGAAGACTATAAGGAAACCGGGGCTCTGAGCGGGCCGGTTCCAACCGGCAGCCGCTCCGAGTACGGTTCGCCTACATTAAAAGTCCTGTCCGAAAAACGGATTCATGGATTTATGTAGTCAAAGACATAGCCATGACCTATTACCGCCGACATACTGGGGGTGGCAGGTCAATCGGATGTCGTAGCACAGAGCAGAGGAACGGCGGCTTGTTTGCCTATATTCTCCTATTTTGCCTAGAGAGGGCGAATGGGAGAGAGGTCGATTGGGCGCGGGGGGCATGAGCGTAGGATCAACTGGCCTACGGAAAACAGAAGCGAGAAGTCAGAAGCAAGATGCAATCGCCCTGCTTGGACCAGATTGGAATCGTAATATAGGCCTTCTCGCGTTCCCTCTTGTGGTGAATGAGGACGCCATCAAGGAGCCGGGTGCCCTCTCATCGGGGTTCGGAAACGGAAGGGCGAACGACAGTCCGCCGGGGCACGAAGGTAGGCTCCGGCACCTGCCGAAATGTAGTCACCACCCGTTGCAACCAGGTCAACTCCTCGGGGGCAGTCTTGGGAATCTGCCGGTAGTAGATGACGAGGTTGCCCTCCTCCTCCGTAATCCGGAAGGTACTGATCTGATAGGATGGGCAATAGACAGGGGGCAGGTATCCGAGCAGCACGGGAATTTTGTGGAGCAGTTTCAGCCACGTGCCGGTGTTCAGTACCACTCGCCCGTCATCAAGCGTTTTCAAAAACACGCTGTGGGTGTGTCCGAAGACAAACACGCTCACCTCCGGATGCTTCTCAAAGACGTCCTGGGCTGCCTCGACGTATAATTCTTCGCCCTCTTGTACCAGGTCGCCCGTCTCGTCATGCTCCAGCAGGTTGTACTGCTTCAACGTTGCCCGGACATCCCTCACCAGGAAAAACAGTGGGACGGACAAGAGCAGTAGAATGACAAGTACAACGGCGTTCACCGCGAAGATCACGTTTAGCGCGCTGCCGACCATGCCCAGTGACTGAAACAGTACTGTCTCGGTGATGACGTTGAAGCTGACGAGACCGGTTGCTTTAAGCAGGCCGGCGCCGGAAACCACTACGCTGGCGCTGAAGAGCAGCAGAAACGGCAAGAGGACGTACCGCAAGAGCGGGGACATCTCCCGATAAAAATAGTTCGACGCCATCCAGGTCGGAATGTCCGTCAGTGGCGTCACGGACTGAAGATCCTTCAACCAGTTGCCAGTTCCGAAGTCGGAGAACCGACCGGCCGTGCCCACGGTCCGGGTTGTGATGTGGTACCCGACCGGTTGCGCATGTGGATTGCCGAAGTCCGGCATTCGGTTGTTCTCGTCATGCTGCATGCCGTGCTCGATCCATACCGTCTCCCCAGCAACCGTCCGCGTGATGGCAATCTCGGGAACGAGGTCGACGTTGAACTCCGCCAGACGCTTTTCAAAGTCCGGGTAGCAGGCCAATTCATAATCGTGATTTCCCGGGATAAGCGTGATCGGAATCTGAGCACCGGTTGCCTTGAGTTGCTCGAAAAGCTGCGGCTGTTGCTCGATAAGCGCCTCTAGCTTGTTCGTCCCCGGAACGCCGGTGAACTCCCACAGCCCAAACGCATCGCCGTTGATAATCAGCTCGGCGTCGCCGCCCTGCTCCTCCAACTCCTTTAGGAACGCGATCAGCTCGTCCATAAAGTCGCAGTCGCGCAGTTGCCCATCCCCCCCGATGTGCATGTCGCTGATGAAGTGGTAGTCCGTCGACATTGTGCCGGGTGATGCCTGACCTATCAGAGGGTACTGTGACGAATGCTCGTATGCAATTGAGTTCGAGTGCCCCCCTTCTTGCAGTAGCCCCCCATCGTTGTCGTACCTCGTCGCGACGTGCCGCGGCGCGTTGAATTTGCTCCCCAGTTCAGCAGTAGCTCTCCTGCGAATGGCCCGGCACAAAACGGACGTTTTCAAATAGTAGCTGAACCGCGCTCCGATTCCAACCCTCGATCTCGATGTGATCGCGACACGCAGAGTTGGAAAGGGCACGCTCTACAACTATTTCCCCGACCGGAAAGAGGAGCTTCTTCGCGCCGTTGCTG
Coding sequences within it:
- a CDS encoding metallophosphoesterase, whose translation is MSTDYHFISDMHIGGDGQLRDCDFMDELIAFLKELEEQGGDAELIINGDAFGLWEFTGVPGTNKLEALIEQQPQLFEQLKATGAQIPITLIPGNHDYELACYPDFEKRLAEFNVDLVPEIAITRTVAGETVWIEHGMQHDENNRMPDFGNPHAQPVGYHITTRTVGTAGRFSDFGTGNWLKDLQSVTPLTDIPTWMASNYFYREMSPLLRYVLLPFLLLFSASVVVSGAGLLKATGLVSFNVITETVLFQSLGMVGSALNVIFAVNAVVLVILLLLSVPLFFLVRDVRATLKQYNLLEHDETGDLVQEGEELYVEAAQDVFEKHPEVSVFVFGHTHSVFLKTLDDGRVVLNTGTWLKLLHKIPVLLGYLPPVYCPSYQISTFRITEEEGNLVIYYRQIPKTAPEELTWLQRVVTTFRQVPEPTFVPRRTVVRPSVSEPR
- a CDS encoding MFS transporter translates to MLLSGVDRRVAALGLARMADAVANSFLIIVLPLYIASDGVGGWGFGLSEAAITGLVLGAFGLVNSVVQPFAGRLSDRMGQRKVFILLGLVVLGVVTLAYTFATSYTALLGVRVLQAGGAAFTIVGSVALVSELSPAGGRGRNMGVYNSFRLFGFGAGPLAAGFVVEHGPYTISGATLSGFEMAFYGSAAAAFLSVALVGWLVSDPDDLQPRSSEGGLRVFSGEQDRLFDPIFALGLASLFMASCITLLSPIEPVVNERLGQGPVLFAVEFAAFIGTQVVFQPTMGRLSDEYGHRRFVVWGLLGLIPVTLVQGLVTAPWQMIAVRLAQGGVAAMVFAPALALAGELAEEGQSGAQLSVLTVSFGLGIAAGQVISGFLIRFGFLAPFASGAVLAAMGLVLVWTQVPGGASNEEEATDEKIDLSNGIPESPSRSTPDPVGERSRNGCSHGASRRGSNGQHAGRAEETSQRHGAVERP